The DNA window GTTAACCTTTAGGCCCTAGattcattattttaattaaagcGAATCCTCTTTTAtttgtttgtcttttttgttGGTATGTGAACAGGAAAAGTAATGTTTGGATTTTGAAGTCACTTTAATTATTAAATTCTAAGCATTAGTTCATTACTTGATAATAAGCAAGCTTGGCTGTGATATTAGAATaggattttacttttatttttacaatctCTGTTTTTTACTCTAAATTGTAAAAAGATAATGTACTCCATCGTAAGTTAACCAATGTAAAACTAATACAGTAAAGCAgagaaatgtgtatttttgtgTTTACAAATTATCGTTGAGTTTAATATTGTAAAATATGTATTATCTATTTTGAATACCTTTCGAGTCTTacaattatcaaaaaaatacTTCTGTATGCTCTGCGTTGTTACAGATTACAATCACTGTATCTTTCTTTGATAATTGTTACTTTATCAtttactttttatttgtgttgtttaataaaattgtattttacctTTACATCACAAAATGTTTGTGTCCTTCAATTCCTCAAGCTCATCGTTGTACCTTAGCAACCTGTTAACTGCTACTGTGAGataatttcattcatttcattaaTTACCACTTGACAAAAGTTTTCTCTTtctaaggaaaaaatatttaaaaaaagaaagaaaaaccaggaaaagataaaaaatagcattttaatttttttagtgcctcaaaattttccactttaaaaagcatttttgtttgaattattTACCCACAAGTGTTTTTCTGTTCAAATTTAAATGACATTTTAATTTATATCATAACAACGGTAAAACCTAAAAATTGCGCATCTCAGtctcagtgtttcaaaatctccgctcctattttatttgttaaaaggAGACAAAACCAACATTGTggcctgaaattttcacagaacaaTCTTTTTGTAGAGAAGAGAAGcactgaagttttcaagaaatgacgttttgTAGGCTTTGattgagaaaataaagtatgataggaagatTGCAACACGCAGCCCTGCAGTTTCACCGCTGACATTTAATGAGCATTCAGTATCAAAAAAGAATCAATTTCATTGCATTTAATCATGAGTCAAAAAACACGTTGTATCAAGTGACATGTAAGGAAGCATGAATTCTCAGGGGGAAATACGTGACTGATTCTCATTTCGATTTCATACTTACTTGAAATCAACCAAAAATGAAACTGCTGTCTATGCACTTAAACCatagtttcaaaatatttttaaaaacttttactttcgatgaaaaaatattattttcatggCTTAAAACATTGTGCAATACTTTCTACAACTTACTGTTATCTGTATCTTTTCCTTTTATAGATACGGTCAATTCATGATCATTCCCTCAACTCTCAGGTTTTCTGAAGCTTcaaaaatgattgattttttcattAGTCGAGAAGACCTTAAAGTTCAGGGAACATCTACACTTGTAGGTGACTTAAACAGACTGGAGTTGACTGGTTACAACACTGCGGGTTTTCATAAAGTTTGTCAGTCAGGATGCATGAGCATTGTACCTACATGAATCAACATAAGACGTTTATCCTCCATaaccaatttttcattgcaccCTTCTTCCCTCAGAGCCCCAGCAGCCCCTCAAATTCCTGATAAACCAATCAATATATCTCATTCTTTTCTGCCCacaattttacttttaagtATATGGAACATTTTAAGATGATTTAATGCATTACCTACTCATTCATCCCATTTCTTGGCTTAATTTGAAATTAGGTTCTCAACACTTTGttgggcgagggggggggggggggggggggttacttcTCATTGTAATGAGAACAAAACTGCAGACATCATGATGTCTCCAGTTTTTAGGACTTTTCTTGACAACACATCACCTAAAGCTTCATCAAATCTAAGAACAATTTACACCATTTTCCAAAGATCAATAAATACATAAACTGTTgtggtttttcaattttgtttgcaacCAACAGGTTACTTCATATACCTCCAAATTtatgaacatgaaaaaaaatcagcgtTAAGTACCAAGGCACTGATTATTATTTCTGATTAATTGGTCAGTACCTATGCACTTCATTTTATCTTAAATCTTGTACTTAACCGATCGgctacattgaaaaaaaggatGAGAACCGTAGATAGGTAGTAGTTTTCATGATGATTCGTCTACCTAGTTATCTAAGGTTTTTACTCAATTCTAGAAAACGGATGGTgccaaagaaaaaaggagaaaaaattttattctctgcaggggttttttttttgggggggggggggtgcctcaTACAACGCAGATAATCATTCCACAAAATGTTGCTGTAAATTCAAAACTCTTTGCCCGTCTCGCTGCGCCCTACAGTAGAACGAGCTAATAGaggaggtcgggcatgaaatgtttgactaatgtgtcaaattttgatgtctatttTGTCACTAGTGCAATTACTAAGGATGTCGCTGAAAGgattttttttacggaaaaaccaatggaaccactcctAAACTTCTTTGttccatatttttgaaaatataagccttctaagtttccagattttatcgacttctcccattgactcgatccattgtgacCACTAAGGCTGTACAGATTAGGCGATGCGTGTAAGTATGTTTTATATGCATGCGttttacaatgaaaataaaattcagctCATTTAAACGGTATTTTTTCTAGTTAGCGGTAGATGTTTAGTTGATTCATCATCCGGTGTAATGGAAAAATGCATGCGAATGGAACGTTGTCGCTCTCGGGACAGCGGCTTATCGTGTCATAACCCGTATTTTTGAATTTGGCGCGCATTATTATTCACAGTGTTGACAACGGTGCCATTTGTTGTCTTGCTGCAGGAAGGCAACGTTTTCTAGAAACTTGTCTCAAAGAGACCTGTGAATTGGTTGCGCTACAGCTATTTTGACAACTATTGATTACTCAGAATTTAATTACAGCCGCAATTAACTGTCGTTCAaattcatgatgtgtttgtgcTAGGTGGTACAATTTAATTTACTACAGTAGCGCCCATTCATTTTAACGGAAAAGTATCGAACTACTACTGCTAACTCTGCATTGGTCATTGGTCTCCCTCCGTCCTCCCTCCCTCCCGATTGTTATTTTCTGTCCTCCTTCAACGTAAGCTCCTGACAGCACAAATGGCTGCCATCAAGAATGTTGATAAGTTCTGgattttgtaaataatttccGATCGAAGTTAATTCTAAGTGCTTCACAACATAGTTTTTTGTGTACATAGTTATTTGTGTGGTTTTCAATCGGAAAATGTTTATCCAGGAGCCTGTACAGGTACGTACATATTGCTGAGCAACGTTAACCTCTTGATCAATCAATTCATTTCCACTTACCCATGGTTCAAGTCGCCAAAGGTTTACTCTCATTACAATAGGTTTCAGTATTCATCgccccaatttttttcttaacataAAATTCCCCACGTATCCCACTTCTGAATCTATTCCCTGTTGTCTTATGTTGTTTGCCTCTGCGTGACTTTTCCATTCAGCCAGCCTATGTGCTAGTTTCAACTTTCACCAAATTCAACCGATTTTCCTCTGTCAAGTTTTCCACACAGTTCTAAGCCCATGagtaaaataatattcaaaCTGATTATCTCATCTTCCCAGTGGATTCAAAGTTCTTATGCAATACATCTTTTCATTGAGTGTAGATCGCAGATCTAGGTTATTCTAGACGGCGGAATTGTCTTCGGTCACTCACCTCAGTTTAGGACCCTTTCCTATTTGTTTCCTTGGGTTTCTTGTTGATtatttcaacattaaattttttcttttttcattctcaCAGCATACGCTTTGTATGTACTCAACAATGGTTAATCCGTTCACTTCATTATCTCTGGGCATAATTGATCTTGAGATTGTCAACAAACTTTGCCCTGTTACTATTATGGTATTAAATTTCATCAGAGATATGCCTCTCCCAATGATTAATCCTTTGGTTTCTAGACTTACTCTCTGATTTTCAGCAAACGGCATGTAACACAGATCGGTGATCCCCTTTGGTAGTTAACTATATCTATTTTAACAACTGATTATACTATCatactttttcatttaattgaCAGTCTTTTACTCAGTTGGCACCTTTGTCATCACAGGAGTTGGCTAATATCAATAGTTCAATCTTGAAGTGGTTTTGGTTTACAATCTCTTTTCCAGAGAGAAAATGTTTTTATCTAGAAATTCGCACAATTCTCTTCATTTAGTCTAAAATTGCAGTTTCCTCTTCATGAATCATAAATAGATTTGCTTTTTATTCCTTAAATGAGATACCTGATGTCTGACTGAAAGAATGACTAATGTTATCTCTTGTATGTGAGAGTTTGTGATGTTCAAGTTCGCTTACATCTCCAATGACTTGCCGGTTCACATAATATCTAACATTtcagattcagattcagattcattttattaatacaagaaaaaacataatacaaattaaataacGGCcactacaaaataaaaaatgccaaGAGGTCTAGCCTCGTGTGGCAAAAGTAGTAAAACATAAActaattgaaaaagaaataaaagaaatcaTAGTTGATTGGCACCACTGCCTACTCAGCTCAGTCTCCTTAGAACTTAGATTAACATAGTGACAATATaacaaagtaaaaaacaaaagagaagaaaaagaaagaacaatttaaaatttaagaccCTAATGAATGATTTAACAAGAAGGCATAGCGAGACTTTGGATTGCTGTTTTAGGACACGTTACTAAGCCACTCTCTGAGAAGACTGGGTGCACTCAACTGGCCCTCGGTGATCAACCTACGCCTGAAGGCTTCAGGCAGTAGGTTGAACACCAAAGGCAAATTGTaggcaatatttttctcagagaGTGCTAGTCGTATGGGCGGTAAAATTGCTCGCCAATCCCCTGCTCTACTGACCCCAGCTCTTGCGCATGCTAGTTGGAAGTTGGGCATCTCTGATGGGAGCATATTTAGGAGTCCCTTATAGTACAACTGTTTGAATGTTGGGACATTTAAGAGGGATGGCAGTTCTTCGGAGGGGTATCGCCTAGGTAGATTCAATACAACTTTAATCGCACTTCTCATTAATATAATTATTGGTTTGAGAATGGTGTCGGAATGTCAGAATGGTGTCTAAAATGAATCTGAAAatgaatctgaaaaattggtaggcACCACCTCTCTGTGCGGAGGGttttaaaatcagcaaaaatttgataagaTTCCAAGATCAGATGCTGTCTGCTAATAAGAATCATCCTGATTTTCACTTTACCTTTAAAAGatatccttttttctctttatttttctgtaaattCCCTCTACAAGAAGTTTCTCTTTCACCCGGAACTATGATTATTGCTGTCGAAGAAATTCACATTTCTTCTTTGGTTTTGGACAAAGTGAAGTTTACTCAATAATTTATCTTATTCATGTACGTAAGTCAGGTTGATTTTCTCAAGAGCTGTCAATACCTTGAGAATTTACAGAATACTAATGCAGTGAATGCAGTATCACACATGAGTTGAAACACTTATCTTTTGGAAGCACAGGGTTTTTAACAAATGATGTTTGATCCAGTTACTGCAAAATCTTAAGTAAGTTTGTCCTCTGAGCTCTGAGGCATACTAATGAAAAATTATTAGGTACCTCACAGACTTACAAGCAGCTGTTTTTTAACtgaatagttttatttttactcgagGTCTTTGGACTGATCAATGCATTATTCTGCATGCTTGTCTCATATGTTTGTAAacacttcattttctctttttcaggcTGCCATATGGCATTGTTTGAATCACTACGATTATGCAGATGCTATTTTCCTTGCAGAGAGGCTCAGGGCTGAAGGTACTGTTCAATtgactcatttttctctttgataCAACACTTAAAATTTACTGTACAGTGGATGATGGAATGTGAGATCGGCGCAAAATTTAACccaatcttttcaaaaaaattttgtaccgaaaagctgaaaaaagttGCCTCATCCAAACGTTTGGAAAATCCACTCATAAATGAAGAATAACCAGGTTAATGTTTGTGTGATCTAAGTCAATTTAGATCTCCTGCTTGCAAGAAAAATCTgttaaagaatgaaaaattagccTTACATAAGGTGCTTACATGTGCACTGAATTTCATCCATGCCAGTTTACATTTTCTGAGCTGTTttatctggttttttttttttcatttctcctacTTACATTTTGTCTTAAAAAAGCTAGTGCTTATTTACTTACCAATATCAATGTTTTTGGGAAAACGCATGATCTCTAGATTGCAGGATCATGGGAATTATGaggcaattttaaaatatgatgaTCTTTTTCGTAAATATGTGCACTGCACAACAAAGCATTCAATGCTCCTTTTGTATGCTGCTCAAGGTTTATGTGAACAGCGTCCTCAGGCAGATACCATTTAAGCCAATGGTGTTGAAACGAGCAGAATACCATCTCTTGAGCAGTTTACCATTTTCTAAACAAATCCTGTACTTAATTTGGAAGTATTCATTTCTCaccaaaacattttatttaaagtaaCACAAAGTAGTACATATTTGAGATGAATGTCATCTAAGCATATCAAGAATATCCACTTTCCAagctattattatttttatttttctgtttttagtTGATTCGGATGAAACGCTCTTCCTCCTTGCAACTTGTTACTATCGTTCTGGGAAGCCAAGTCAAGCTTATACAATACTCCAGTCAAAAGGAAGCAAATCTGCGCAATGCAAATTCCTCCTTGCAAAATGTTGCCTAGATCTGCACAAGTAAGCACCCaatcttatttttcttcagcaAAGAAGAGGCGCAAAGGGTATAAACAAATTTCCCATGAGAATTTATGTGGAGTCCTGAATTAAGACatccaaattttctcaattaGTTATCCAAAGAAAGAGTTTCTATTATTTGAATGTACTGCTCTAaaagaaatataattttttgggTGAAGTTTTTTGCCTCTCCAAATGTGACTTGCAATCCTCTATCCTCCGAATCCCTGCCACAAGAAAAACAGCAGATGGTTGGGATGGCTGCTCCAAAGTATTTTATTCTTTGAAACAATGTTAAATTGTTAGTTTATAATAAGATCATAAAAAGACTGAAATAACTGGTATTCTCGTCTATTTACAAAGGGATAGGTAATGTATCTGGATACAGCATCTAGGatgtaaaaaagaataatatagatgaggaaatactTGTAAGAATTACTTAATGACAATTTTCCTGTTTAATTCATTAGatgttgaaaaataagaaatagaCCGGATATCATTAGTATTCAGTTGTTGATGTAGTAGGTACATGATAAGTGGCAATATGTGAAGTTTTAGCTTAAAATTCTATCAAGGACTTAGTATGCGAATTGAATTTGCTAATAATGTGACAaccacataaaaaaaatttatctgtTCTGTGAAATAGCTGGTTGCTTCtctgtcacaatttttttatagTATCTAGGTAGTATGGGTAAAAACGATGGAACTACCTCCTTCAAAAGTTGCTGTATCCATcctatttattttgaaaaaacggaAGAATGGGACATGCCACTCTGGATTCTTAATGTTACATTGAACTTTAGGCCATGATCCACCAGTCAAGATGTTCTGGAGGCTTGCGCAGAACTTCTGAGGCCGACACTGAAAAACTAATGCCTGTCTCATTAGTTAATTAATGTCAGCTGAGCGTAAGCTGAAGGCAACTGCCAAACCTCAGGTTACAAAGTTTTATGACCCTATCActggaattttttcaacaaCGTTACCCTccttttttgcacttttttcaatATAATGTGTTTTACATTTACATAAATGGCTTGCAGAAAAATCTATTGTAAGGAATTGAAATTGTAAtgagtttgaaatatttttccagattttcagaGGCCGAATCCATCCTTACCGGAGGTGATGTAATTAAATCACGGAACCTTGAAGAGGTAACCAATGAGTTCGGAGAACATGCTGCATTTGCATTGCAACTAATCGCCAAGATCTGCTATCAAACAGAGAGGTCTGTGCGGGCAGCAGAAGCCTGCCGACGGGCACTGAAGTTAAATCCATTTCTATGGAGTGTCTTCGAGCTCCTGTGTGATCGTGGAGAAAAGCCCGATCCTAATCGGATCTTTCAGACTGGGTCCTTGGAAAGCTTCAGTAACTGTCACGGCACATCCAATCAAGCCATTAACACCACCAACGTTCAATTTACAAGCTGTCTCGAGCGGAACCTCAGTCATGATCCCCCTGTCAACAATAAGTTTAGGTAATGattgtttcatttattttaagatAATGAGCCCTGTGTTTATTTTAAGTTCAAGCACAAGTGCTCCATTAAGAAGTGTGAACTGTTCATTGGAAAAAGAACctaagaaaatttcaggagaactTTTTTTGTCAAGTTTGAAAGCATAGCAATTACTCCTTAGTATGACAAAGAAGAAGTTTTGAGTGGTTTAATTCTTTCCTGCAGACTGATTGTTTTTGCATCGATAACTCAAGTTGATAACCAAAAACTTCCTTTGATGAAAGAGCAGTCTCAAATTGCATCAATAACTAATATATGCCCCACATTACATATTAGTCATCAATGcaaacataattttaaattgagTTTATGATCTTTAGTTCCAAAAGATGTTGTTGCTGAAGCGCTGATGATCCTATGACTTTTTGACGCTTTGTGATTGACTGATTACTTTTTGCTGTAACGGCAGTGTCACATGGTTATCAGTATCAGTAAATGAGACAAAACAATCACTACAAGGTCGAGTTTTCAATCAACAagctttttttcagaaattaatcaTTGCTGTTTCTTATGTGAAAACAATTGGGCTGTTGGACCAATAGAGTGCTCAAAGTCGCTCTGTAATTCAGCAACCCATCACATGCCAATCAAAAGTTGATAAAACTTTTGAAGCTCTATCTCAATAATTCTTAAAAACAaggagtttctttttttttttttaagtactcTACCAAAGAAACCAATGATGTCTCAGAGTCATAAAAATCAAGGTTTTCCCTTCGAAAACTTTCCAAAAACATCTGCTATAAACTCAAGGCTAGGAAGTCAACTTTTTCTTGTGACATGTAAACTTTAAATAGATATTGAAttcaatgaaataatttcattttattttttgtatttaccAAAAAGTAAAGATCTGTTTTTGAGTGGTTTTTCAGCCCCATCAACTATTTGAATTGCTGTCCTGTCATCAAATttgtaattttggttttttccgtTACAGGACTCCCGTGCAAACACTTAACATGATAAGTAATAACAATCGGACCACTACAGGCCGAATGTACACACCTGACGAAAATCCTATCCAGTCTCTGCCTAAAGTCTCAAAACTCAACAGACGCCTAAATGTGCTCTCTGGCAATGGTAATTTTAGTCCTTTGACTCCCAGTTTTGGGATATTGCCTCTAGAGACACCACCAAGTCCTTGTGAATCAACCAATCACCCGTCACCTCCCTACGTCATATCATCTCTATCAACATTGACTGAAGCCAACGATcagaaaaataatgtaaaaattgtaagtATCCTCCTTTAAAATTCACATACAGGTGTAAAAAAGCTGCAGAGCTCAAAGCCAAAGGATCTTACCTACCATTAGGAATATCAGGGGGTAATACTTAGAGTCATGCAAGtgaatacataattttttattagtCTGTGTGCAGTTTCTAGCGTTCGATGCACCTATTGTATTTCTCGCATGTACTGAAGAATCAGGCATATCAAAAATACCATTAATTCGGTGTTTCTAGAAACTGTAGTTGACTATCATATGACTCTAAAATACTGCCGCAGCCTACAATTTTTCTACAGTTTTGATGCATGGTAATTCCTATTATTGTGCTTTAATGCTGGTCCTCATAATCTTAGGTATCTGCTGATATCATCTCTTAATAAGAAACGATAAATGATTAACAAGAAATCAAAGTATTAGGAAAGACTATATAAAGGTTAGAAGTATGAGTCAGAGACTCCTGACAAGTTTATTCTTGCGATCTGGTTGTTCTGGCAAAACTGTTATTTGAATCTCTGTGAATTGATTGTCACTGTATGagcagtaaaattaaaaaacagaAGCAGAGATTAATTATCAGTATATATCATCATTTTCCATGTAGAtaaagtttaaatggaagctttcATGCTCAAATGCTACAAATTTGACTTTTAATGGGGGAAATATGTTGAACTAAAGCCGTTTAATCCCTAAAAGACTAGAGTGTCAgttcgttttcttcttctttttctattcaAATTACAGGAAAATCCTGAAACAATCACAATCCTTTTCAAATAGCAATCTTCTTACACATTAATTTTCTGACCTCTGAGATTTTGAGTGGACCAATTAAAacagttttaactgtttttcctgaattctCATTTCTGGTGCTTTagtctttttgagaatgaccgATACAATTTATGTTGACAGATTAGCATATTGAAATGGTTTTGTATTTATGTGTTGTTCTACCTTTTCTAATTTTAAGCAGTCAAAAGTGTATTTTTATCTTACaatgcttaaatttttttttcagttgatgAGTTCATACACACCTTCGCCGAAACCGGTTTTCAGTCAGTCAGCCGGCAACCATAGTCTGATCCCTTCTACACCAGCTGTTGCACCTCCTTTACAGTCAACGCAGAATGTTAGACGCAGCTCTAGACTTTTTAGCAATAGTTACTCAGTTAAGGTAATGAAGTCTTTAATattgaactgaattttttgttcCAAAGCTCTCTGTGCTAAATTGTGAAATAGGTCAATTGCGCTGGCCGCAAAATcgttttttgatgcttgatccttgttgataagctaaaaataataagatctataaaaaccgcaactttctacgttcaatatttaaGGGGACGTCAACCTTAAAAGCAAGTTTGGCTGAATCAACGAAAAAAGTGTGCAATGAATGATGCCAAAATCCGTTTGCAAATATCTGCATTTGTTGAGCTGCTAtcgtgaaaaaacagctgaaCGCGTGATATCATGAGCTCCATCTCGCATTTAGCAGTCAGCACTCTGCATTCTGTCTCCGGTGTCAAGTGGCCAACCCGTGTTCGCGACTAGTTATTAGTTCGCCCCAATCTCACTCATTCCTAGCCCactcttttttctttgcttagGTGTTACTATTctcttttgttgtttttttttatttttttactccaTGAATGATTTACCATCTCAGTGTGAACCGCAGTCGCACCAGAAGCGCATAACGTCACCAGTCAGACTTTCAAtcattcatatctccgccgattttgcgaatttttcattgGGACAGAGCCATTTTGTTTCTTATACCTTCCTGcttcaatttttgatgcaatCTCATTTTCACTTCTAGGGTTGCCGTCCCCTTTAACAGAGTTAATACTCTttgaaaaatcgggtttttgacggcattcactgcggtaatgacacccttggtttcttctatcttgctttcatccgggTTTTATATTGTATAATCAGTGctaatgtgcgtcacaccgactCTCTAGATATTGAATGGTAGAACTCCcccctgtaaaaaaaaaaaaaatcttaagtgaatattttcttttacaatCAGCTTAGTTTCAACCAGACTAACACATTCTTGCAGTCATATCTTACTCATTTAACATCCATATTCTTGCATTCTCTTCATAGAAATGTTCCTTTCTAGATACTTTTCTTGAACTTGTTTTATTGTAAATATTTGCACTGATGTATCGTTTCTTTCCATCgcaggaaaataataaaagtcCAAATAGGAATCAGTTTGTAACTCCAAAATCACCATTGCGCAAGTCCAAAGCTAATAGAGTATCAAAAACCAACAAAGCTCTGCAATATaatgaattgaatgaaaaaaataatagggaACGAAGTTCATTAATTGAATCTATGACGACGGCAGAGACAAATGCAATCATCAGCAACAATGCGCAGAATTTGGTCATCTTACAAAAGCAGTCTGTCGGTACGTATTGTTATCTCTCTAACTACTTTTTTCCTCAGAAGATTATATGTTGTTTCCAATGTACTTTCAAGCAACATAAGTTAGGCAACAAAACTGAAAGCTCGGTATATTCTGAACTAACATGTATGAACAGATGAATCTTAGTGGATACTAATGCAGCTATACTGTAGGTGaaagtattttataaaattcctGAGTTTCAGCTGAATTTGTGATCCATGTAGAAgcctttttgtgaaaaaatgttaaagTATGTGTACATATTTTACACTATACAATCTTACAACTTCAATTAGACTTTCGCAAGATACAGTAGTTTCTGTAGATTAAAATAGATTTTCGGTAAATACAGggagaaatgttttaaaaagctcaaaactcCTTTTTAGAGCAAAAAAAGAGGCTTGAAGTTGAAGTTGCACTAGGGGCGTTTCTGATTGGTCCGAAGCTCATAATGGCATTTAAGGCAGCTACCTGAAgatagagtaaaaaaaaactccaaaatgaACGTTGTATGGACATCATAACCAGCTCAAATATCGGGTAGTACAGGTAAATCCATTCAATCTCTCAGGATGATATGCCCcgattaagaaaaaattcaagccaTAACTATGTGAACCCAATCACGCACTACAATATCATCAGTTagggttcatttttcatcttttattttgtttatctGTGTAGAAGGACTGATGCAACTATTGAAACAACTGGGTGGAGCTTATGTTCATTTGGCACAATATAATTGTCGAAAAGCCATTGAGTGTTTGAAGACCCTACCATCACAGCATTTTAATACAGGTTATGTTCTGTCTTTAATGGGCCGAGCATACTTTGACTTACCTCAATATCAGAACTGCGTCAAGTAAGTATTACCCTTTCAGTCGTAAGTTTTCTTATCTCTTTGCCTTCTTGGTTTCCCCCTTATGTGataatttatttctttcttttaaaaatccaGAGAGATTACAAGATTACGGGGAGAATACCTCAAGCCAGTGACCAAAGACGTCCaacagtgttctgccttccttcaaaaattttaggagccaccttggCTGGAGGatccaatttttaggagccaaattaacTTTTTACCAATACATATTGGCTGAGTGTGGTGGGTTGAGAGCACTACTGCTGCTTCACAATtgcaagtttgaaaaaattacctgGTTGGGTTAATTTTCTCAAGCGCCTCAACAGCCTAGTCCGTCCTCCCCTGCATCAGATGCATCAAATGCATGGTGCCC is part of the Bemisia tabaci chromosome 1, PGI_BMITA_v3 genome and encodes:
- the Cdc27 gene encoding cell division cycle protein 27 homolog, whose translation is MFIQEPVQAAIWHCLNHYDYADAIFLAERLRAEVDSDETLFLLATCYYRSGKPSQAYTILQSKGSKSAQCKFLLAKCCLDLHKFSEAESILTGGDVIKSRNLEEVTNEFGEHAAFALQLIAKICYQTERSVRAAEACRRALKLNPFLWSVFELLCDRGEKPDPNRIFQTGSLESFSNCHGTSNQAINTTNVQFTSCLERNLSHDPPVNNKFRTPVQTLNMISNNNRTTTGRMYTPDENPIQSLPKVSKLNRRLNVLSGNGNFSPLTPSFGILPLETPPSPCESTNHPSPPYVISSLSTLTEANDQKNNVKILMSSYTPSPKPVFSQSAGNHSLIPSTPAVAPPLQSTQNVRRSSRLFSNSYSVKENNKSPNRNQFVTPKSPLRKSKANRVSKTNKALQYNELNEKNNRERSSLIESMTTAETNAIISNNAQNLVILQKQSVEGLMQLLKQLGGAYVHLAQYNCRKAIECLKTLPSQHFNTGYVLSLMGRAYFDLPQYQNCVKYFQRVRELEPHRDNMMEIYSTALWHLQQEVKLSALAQELVALDKNSAATWCVTGNCFSLQKEHDTAIKFFQRAIQVDPNFAYAYTLLGHEYVATEELDKALNCFRNAVRLDPRHYNAWYGIGAIFFKQEKFQLSEIHYKRALQCNPNSSVLMCHIGLVQNALKKTEKAIRTFTNAIQMNPGNPQPKFQRANIYFVTGRHAEALKELEELKELVPKESLVYYVTGKVHKKLGNTDLALMHFSWATDLDPKGVNNQIKEAIDPAMNRSSADDAAGDEFANEVNSAPAEESSSQEDISRDFPLLQQMPDSDESL